A window from Rhizosphaericola mali encodes these proteins:
- a CDS encoding LuxR C-terminal-related transcriptional regulator, with product MNPKKHLLMDIWNNHPDIHIANNQEELNFPLESLIANIFSVGDFYYFTINFTDQSLYKIHPNILSTHGLKELPKTIGEILDLMHPDDLIFVRTAEQWCFDKAIEIGIENRFSFKASYCFRMKMKDGSYQLFHHQAILFKPTNNDVMAHAINIHTNLNAITTHNNYIVTISGLGNNKTIYQNKLDQFSSSSMIKTILSKREREIIDFIAKGHSSVEISKLLYLSEHTIRTHRKNILKKTNTKSSTELIKYAFENGII from the coding sequence CATTCATATAGCAAATAATCAAGAAGAATTAAATTTCCCACTTGAAAGTTTAATTGCAAATATTTTTTCAGTGGGAGATTTTTATTATTTTACTATCAATTTTACCGATCAATCTTTATATAAAATACATCCCAATATCCTGTCAACACATGGATTAAAAGAGTTGCCAAAAACAATTGGAGAAATATTGGATCTTATGCATCCAGACGATTTAATTTTTGTTAGAACAGCAGAACAATGGTGTTTTGATAAAGCAATAGAGATTGGAATTGAAAATCGTTTTTCTTTTAAAGCAAGTTATTGTTTTCGTATGAAAATGAAAGATGGATCTTACCAACTTTTTCATCATCAGGCTATATTATTTAAACCTACAAATAATGATGTCATGGCACATGCAATTAATATTCATACCAATTTAAATGCTATTACAACTCATAATAATTATATAGTTACAATTTCTGGTTTAGGAAATAATAAAACGATATATCAAAACAAACTAGACCAATTTAGCAGTTCAAGCATGATCAAAACAATCTTATCCAAACGTGAAAGAGAAATTATTGACTTCATCGCAAAAGGTCATTCCAGTGTGGAAATATCCAAATTACTATACTTATCCGAACACACCATACGTACACACAGAAAAAATATTTTAAAGAAAACGAATACAAAAAGTAGCACAGAACTTATCAAATATGCATTTGAAAATGGAATTATATAG